The following coding sequences are from one Paenibacillus sp. JDR-2 window:
- a CDS encoding class I SAM-dependent methyltransferase, with amino-acid sequence MFIIGTQAIGLANHGFKVTGTDISPVSIARAIKEAESLGDKINFGVADFRSLERDISGAYDVVLSADNAVPHLLTDEDLLLAVRNMYSKVRNDGLLLITIRDYDELVKEKPRATEPRIFEKGKRIVFQVWDWADDAKTYQTNHFLIQEKQVITSPL; translated from the coding sequence ATTTTTATAATTGGTACACAAGCAATAGGGTTGGCTAACCACGGATTTAAAGTAACGGGTACTGATATAAGTCCAGTATCAATAGCAAGAGCAATAAAAGAGGCAGAATCTCTCGGTGACAAGATAAATTTTGGAGTAGCTGATTTCCGTTCATTAGAACGGGATATTTCCGGAGCTTATGATGTCGTTCTTTCCGCTGATAATGCAGTCCCGCACCTTCTGACGGATGAAGATTTATTATTGGCTGTAAGAAATATGTATTCAAAAGTTAGAAATGATGGCCTGCTTCTCATAACCATAAGGGATTATGATGAGTTGGTAAAAGAAAAACCTAGAGCTACAGAGCCACGCATTTTCGAAAAGGGCAAAAGAATTGTATTTCAGGTTTGGGATTGGGCGGATGACGCAAAAACCTATCAGACCAATCATTTTTTAATACAAGAGAAACAGGTTATTACCAGCCCGTTGTAA
- a CDS encoding GNAT family N-acetyltransferase: MRIELLQVAYEDKTILNNLIQLYRYDSSEFDGHVLNNHGLYLYKYFDHQWTDEYRRPLMVKADGEIAGFALISLDVPKEYMKWSTAEKTNVISEFFIMRKYRRKGLGRHVACLLFEQFTGIWEVRQTANNQPAYTFWKQIISKYTNNDYLETILQNEKWNGPVFVFESNADLS; the protein is encoded by the coding sequence ATGAGAATCGAATTATTGCAGGTTGCTTATGAAGATAAAACAATTCTTAATAATCTCATACAGCTATATCGTTACGACAGTAGTGAATTTGACGGACATGTTCTTAATAATCACGGTTTGTACCTATACAAATACTTCGATCATCAATGGACAGACGAGTACCGGCGTCCATTGATGGTAAAGGCTGATGGAGAAATTGCGGGCTTTGCATTAATTAGTCTGGATGTACCAAAGGAATATATGAAATGGAGTACAGCAGAGAAAACCAATGTAATAAGTGAATTTTTTATTATGAGGAAGTACCGCCGTAAAGGGCTTGGCAGGCATGTTGCGTGCTTACTCTTTGAACAGTTTACTGGTATTTGGGAAGTGAGGCAGACAGCTAATAACCAGCCTGCTTATACCTTTTGGAAGCAAATAATTTCTAAGTATACAAACAATGATTATCTAGAGACTATTCTGCAGAACGAGAAATGGAATGGGCCTGTCTTTGTATTTGAGTCGAATGCTGATTTAAGCTAA
- a CDS encoding MFS transporter, with amino-acid sequence MEKSIRKWWVLITVSLAVFMAMLDITIVNVALPDIQRSFSSDFSNLQWVLNAYTLVYAAMLLPVSKLGDIIGRKKVFLMGLGIFVIGSLTSGLAGSDLWLNIFRGVQGVGGAAMMSLSLTIVTASFPEKQRGLALGIWSSVVGLAISGGPLIGGALVDSFGWRSIFLVNIPFGIAAILLGMFFIQESNKNSKGKIDYLGFVFSTAMIFTMVLALIQKEVHENYSWTDWHVLSLLGLSIVLLIAFIITERMVKQPMIELSIFKSRSFNGANIAAFVLGAGLYGGFTYLTILMQNYMGYSAFETGVKMLLISGFTIILGPLAGMVSGKIGNRWLISGALFIGAIGIIVIRQTIKVPVEWSYLMPGFVLLGISNALVNPPIANAAMSSIDKKQVGMASGILNVFRQVGISFGVVMLGIKLTEGYNHSLDRQFMDIQNIDLDSKNQMLDVFHEAGAFAGSHIFDSKQAETFKQVPAFDDIKNMVFTAFNDGIKEVDLLISIFLLIGVLASVFLIRNKREPK; translated from the coding sequence ATGGAAAAATCGATTAGGAAATGGTGGGTCTTAATCACAGTTAGCTTGGCTGTATTCATGGCGATGCTAGATATTACAATTGTGAATGTAGCATTACCTGATATTCAAAGAAGTTTCTCCTCCGATTTTTCAAATCTACAATGGGTATTGAATGCTTATACTTTGGTGTATGCTGCGATGTTATTGCCCGTTTCGAAATTAGGAGATATCATCGGACGCAAAAAAGTTTTTCTAATGGGATTAGGCATCTTTGTTATCGGTTCATTGACTAGCGGTTTAGCAGGCAGCGATCTTTGGTTGAACATTTTCCGAGGTGTCCAGGGAGTCGGCGGAGCGGCAATGATGTCTTTATCCTTAACGATCGTTACGGCTTCCTTTCCTGAAAAACAAAGGGGACTTGCGTTAGGGATCTGGAGTAGCGTGGTCGGTCTTGCTATTTCAGGCGGTCCGCTTATTGGCGGTGCTTTAGTTGATAGTTTTGGCTGGCGATCCATCTTCCTGGTCAATATCCCCTTTGGTATTGCGGCTATCCTATTAGGAATGTTCTTCATACAGGAGAGCAATAAAAATAGTAAGGGAAAAATCGATTATTTAGGATTCGTATTCAGCACTGCAATGATTTTCACTATGGTATTAGCCTTAATTCAAAAAGAAGTTCACGAAAATTATTCATGGACGGATTGGCATGTTCTAAGTCTATTAGGTTTATCAATAGTTTTATTAATTGCTTTTATAATCACCGAGAGAATGGTCAAACAACCTATGATCGAATTATCTATCTTTAAAAGCCGGTCATTTAACGGTGCCAACATTGCGGCTTTTGTTTTGGGAGCTGGTTTGTACGGAGGATTCACTTACCTCACCATACTGATGCAAAATTATATGGGTTATTCTGCGTTCGAAACGGGAGTAAAAATGCTACTGATTAGCGGGTTTACCATCATACTTGGACCTTTGGCTGGGATGGTTTCCGGGAAAATCGGCAATCGTTGGTTGATTAGCGGGGCACTGTTTATTGGGGCAATCGGGATCATAGTTATTCGTCAAACGATCAAAGTTCCTGTTGAATGGAGCTATTTAATGCCTGGATTTGTCCTTCTAGGAATTAGTAATGCTTTGGTGAACCCGCCGATCGCTAATGCTGCAATGAGTTCTATTGATAAAAAACAGGTTGGTATGGCTTCGGGGATTCTAAACGTATTTCGTCAAGTCGGCATTTCATTCGGCGTGGTAATGCTGGGAATTAAGTTGACGGAAGGGTATAACCATTCGTTAGACAGACAGTTTATGGATATTCAAAACATTGACTTAGATAGTAAAAATCAAATGCTTGATGTTTTTCATGAAGCTGGAGCTTTTGCTGGCTCGCATATTTTCGATAGCAAACAAGCTGAGACATTTAAGCAAGTGCCGGCATTTGATGACATTAAGAATATGGTTTTTACTGCTTTTAACGACGGCATAAAAGAGGTGGATTTGCTCATTTCCATCTTTTTACTTATTGGAGTGCTTGCGAGTGTTTTTTTAATTAGAAATAAAAGGGAACCTAAATAA
- a CDS encoding ArsR/SmtB family transcription factor, with amino-acid sequence MGLNHDPSKCKKLIEDNIDIEFYRAIFDPVRSELLIFLSIYGEMTIGQIAENFPQNRSVISRHLDHMNRFDIVLRRKEGREIYYKANKQFIVDTFEKTTNNMKALMNLQQ; translated from the coding sequence ATGGGACTTAATCACGATCCGAGTAAATGTAAGAAATTGATTGAAGACAATATCGACATTGAATTTTACAGAGCTATCTTCGACCCGGTTCGAAGTGAATTGCTGATATTTCTCTCTATTTATGGGGAAATGACCATTGGGCAAATAGCGGAGAACTTCCCGCAGAACCGATCAGTGATTTCTCGCCATTTGGATCACATGAATCGGTTTGATATCGTGCTGAGAAGGAAAGAAGGCCGGGAAATTTACTACAAAGCAAATAAGCAATTTATTGTCGATACCTTCGAAAAGACAACGAATAACATGAAAGCACTCATGAATTTGCAGCAGTAG
- a CDS encoding GNAT family N-acetyltransferase, giving the protein MKPIMIDFPDEFHTERLVIRMAKPGDGKVVFEAVNASINELKPWLRLFAQNEHTEYDMELIIREAHVKFLTRESLRFLVFLKETGQFVATSSLHNIDWEVRKFEIGYWIDTRCNNNGYMTEAVKGICDFAFSQLNARRLEIRCDTKNTRSKLIPERLRFELEGTIRSEDLSADGSEWRDTFIFAKIKR; this is encoded by the coding sequence ATGAAACCGATAATGATTGATTTTCCAGATGAGTTTCATACTGAACGATTAGTTATTAGAATGGCAAAACCAGGGGATGGCAAGGTTGTTTTTGAAGCCGTTAATGCTTCGATAAATGAGTTGAAACCTTGGTTAAGATTGTTTGCGCAAAATGAACATACCGAATACGACATGGAGTTAATAATTAGAGAAGCACATGTTAAATTTCTAACTCGCGAAAGTCTAAGATTCCTTGTCTTTCTGAAAGAAACGGGACAATTTGTTGCTACGTCAAGCTTACATAACATAGATTGGGAAGTACGGAAATTTGAAATTGGTTATTGGATAGATACACGTTGTAATAACAATGGGTATATGACAGAAGCAGTGAAAGGTATTTGTGATTTTGCGTTTAGTCAGTTGAATGCCCGGCGTTTGGAAATACGTTGTGATACAAAAAACACTAGAAGTAAGTTAATACCTGAGCGACTACGCTTTGAACTTGAGGGTACGATCAGGAGCGAAGATTTATCGGCTGATGGAAGTGAATGGAGGGACACATTTATTTTTGCAAAAATAAAGCGATGA
- a CDS encoding MATE family efflux transporter gives MWRNLLSSSQIDKNFNQQLIRLVIPIALQNLVSALAVTVDVVMLGFINQSAMSAVSLAGQVTFVLTLFYMGLASGVGILTAQYWGKQDVKTIERVLSIGCMYSYIVSFCFFGISLFIPDVLMSLFTDDGELIRYGSQFLQVLSFSYLVGGASQMYFSVIRSMENARLSAWISSACLILNILLNALSIFVLYPDDPDKAIVAVALSTVLARIIEFICCIVHSVKWKIKFKLPKRDTIQRNLQRDYLKYTFPVQGNYIVWGCAITATAAVIGHINADMVAANSVAAVVKNLMIVVCGGIASGGSVLVGKYLGSGQIEMAKRTGNIITFYTIVFGIWAGVMTLIVKPLIFHAVSLDEQAQYYLSGMLFICAYYCIPKSINSVIIGGIFVAGGDSKFGFWCDLIVMWGIILPLAYLSAFVYKFPPIAVFAIICLDEVIKAPIAFIRYRQYKWLNNITRDLTHENAI, from the coding sequence ATGTGGCGAAATTTACTATCATCAAGCCAAATAGATAAGAACTTTAATCAGCAATTGATTCGTTTGGTGATACCGATCGCTTTACAGAACCTAGTGTCGGCGTTAGCAGTGACGGTAGATGTTGTCATGTTGGGTTTTATAAATCAGTCTGCGATGTCAGCCGTCTCGCTAGCGGGTCAAGTAACGTTTGTTCTAACGTTGTTTTATATGGGTTTAGCTTCAGGAGTGGGGATTTTAACCGCACAATATTGGGGCAAGCAAGATGTGAAAACGATCGAACGCGTCCTGAGCATAGGATGCATGTATTCCTATATCGTTTCCTTTTGTTTTTTCGGGATTTCCTTATTCATTCCTGATGTACTGATGAGTCTCTTCACAGATGATGGAGAATTAATTAGATACGGTTCACAATTCCTGCAGGTTCTGTCCTTTTCCTACCTTGTAGGCGGCGCTTCACAGATGTATTTCAGTGTTATAAGGAGTATGGAGAATGCACGTTTGAGCGCGTGGATCAGTTCCGCATGCCTCATTCTGAATATTCTTCTTAATGCCCTCAGTATTTTCGTTCTATATCCAGATGATCCAGATAAAGCTATTGTAGCTGTTGCATTATCGACGGTTCTTGCACGTATCATCGAATTTATCTGCTGTATCGTACACTCAGTTAAGTGGAAAATTAAGTTCAAGCTCCCCAAGCGGGATACGATTCAACGTAACTTACAAAGGGATTATTTGAAATATACCTTCCCTGTTCAAGGGAATTATATTGTATGGGGATGTGCGATTACGGCAACGGCAGCAGTAATCGGTCATATCAATGCGGATATGGTGGCTGCAAACTCTGTAGCTGCTGTTGTTAAAAATTTAATGATCGTCGTATGCGGAGGCATCGCAAGCGGTGGTTCTGTACTAGTGGGAAAATATTTGGGCAGTGGCCAAATAGAGATGGCTAAAAGAACGGGAAATATTATAACTTTCTATACCATTGTTTTTGGCATCTGGGCAGGTGTGATGACGTTAATTGTCAAACCTCTTATTTTTCATGCGGTAAGCTTAGACGAACAGGCACAATATTATTTAAGTGGAATGCTATTTATATGTGCCTATTACTGTATTCCAAAATCCATTAACTCTGTCATCATCGGAGGGATTTTTGTTGCAGGAGGCGACTCCAAGTTTGGATTCTGGTGTGACCTGATTGTCATGTGGGGCATCATTTTACCATTAGCGTATTTAAGTGCTTTCGTGTACAAGTTTCCACCGATAGCTGTATTCGCCATTATTTGTTTGGACGAAGTTATTAAGGCACCGATTGCCTTCATTCGATACCGTCAATACAAGTGGCTTAATAATATTACACGAGACTTAACACACGAGAATGCAATTTAA
- a CDS encoding sugar O-acetyltransferase, protein MNIKENLHNGSLYLPGDEELMKEQSKALEDLYDFNMTRPREYEKRAALLKKMFAEIGEGCYIEPPFHANWGGKHVHFGKKVYANFNLTMVDDTHIYVGDCTMFGPNVIVATAGHPILPELRSEAYQFNASVTIGNNCWIGAGAIILPGVTIGDNTVVGAGSIVTKDIPANVVAVGNPCKVLREINEHDKMFYFKDKKIVREENSL, encoded by the coding sequence ATGAATATTAAAGAAAACCTTCACAATGGTAGTTTATATTTGCCTGGAGACGAGGAACTCATGAAGGAGCAAAGCAAAGCTCTTGAAGACCTCTACGATTTCAACATGACTCGGCCGAGAGAATATGAAAAGAGGGCTGCTCTCCTCAAGAAGATGTTTGCTGAGATTGGTGAGGGATGCTATATTGAACCTCCTTTTCATGCAAATTGGGGAGGAAAACATGTCCACTTTGGGAAAAAGGTTTATGCTAATTTCAATTTAACTATGGTTGATGATACGCATATTTACGTAGGCGATTGCACGATGTTCGGGCCTAATGTAATTGTAGCAACAGCGGGGCACCCTATCTTGCCTGAGCTTCGCTCAGAAGCTTATCAATTTAACGCATCGGTTACGATCGGGAATAATTGTTGGATAGGGGCTGGCGCAATCATACTTCCGGGTGTAACGATTGGCGATAATACAGTAGTAGGTGCTGGAAGCATTGTGACCAAGGATATTCCCGCAAATGTTGTGGCTGTTGGAAACCCCTGTAAGGTGCTTCGCGAAATTAATGAGCATGATAAAATGTTTTATTTTAAAGATAAAAAAATTGTAAGAGAAGAAAATTCGTTATAG
- a CDS encoding AraC family transcriptional regulator: MMMENQEHYEYRVQINPYLLNAELNITFAGAARPRPLHKVGPAVYNYTLIHSIDHGFGTFEWQRKKYHLGKGDIFVIFPGVLFNYEADKAEPWSYRWVALQGRNVTEMLENVGVTITNPIVRGADSANLASIFETIEQELELKSGETITSLATDGWFRLLLAEFARLNTNKLHYSSTKVLTDSERLVEQAIRWFQTQYMLPISIEKLATSLGYHRTHFTKVFKQLTSLSPKQYINQVRMERARELLNTNISIEQVGNSCGFTDPLYFSKQFKKWTGTSPTQYREELKRLYRDRLL, encoded by the coding sequence ATGATGATGGAAAATCAGGAGCATTATGAGTATAGAGTACAGATTAATCCGTACTTATTAAACGCTGAGCTAAATATCACATTTGCCGGTGCAGCTAGACCTCGTCCGCTCCATAAAGTAGGTCCGGCTGTTTATAATTACACATTAATTCATAGTATAGATCATGGCTTTGGTACGTTTGAATGGCAGAGGAAAAAGTATCATTTGGGTAAAGGAGATATTTTCGTTATTTTTCCTGGCGTGCTATTTAACTACGAAGCAGACAAAGCCGAACCTTGGTCCTATCGTTGGGTAGCTCTGCAGGGCCGAAATGTTACGGAAATGCTTGAAAATGTCGGTGTTACAATTACTAATCCCATCGTCAGAGGTGCAGATTCTGCAAATCTGGCGAGCATATTTGAAACCATAGAACAGGAGTTAGAGCTTAAATCCGGAGAGACCATTACTAGCTTAGCCACTGATGGCTGGTTTCGCTTACTCTTAGCCGAATTTGCCCGCTTGAATACGAATAAATTGCATTATTCCTCAACTAAAGTTCTGACCGACTCAGAACGCTTAGTAGAGCAAGCGATTAGATGGTTCCAAACGCAATATATGCTGCCAATTTCAATTGAGAAATTAGCGACTTCTCTTGGTTACCACCGCACGCACTTTACTAAGGTGTTCAAACAGCTTACCAGTTTATCCCCTAAGCAGTACATTAATCAGGTTCGCATGGAAAGAGCCAGGGAGTTATTGAACACCAATATAAGCATTGAACAGGTCGGCAACTCTTGCGGCTTTACTGATCCTTTGTATTTTTCAAAACAATTCAAAAAGTGGACAGGGACATCTCCCACTCAATATAGAGAAGAATTGAAACGATTATATAGAGATAGGCTCCTCTAA
- the corA gene encoding magnesium/cobalt transporter CorA — translation MIRIMGFTNEGEVHDHLSLNELPNDQYAWFWADFDRPTQDEVSLLTDKFGFHKLAVEDCLHHLPRPKIEFYSDHSFIVVHSLHGEKLLPEEVDLFVSEGYIVTFHMERNDVVDRAMEKVSRKRHSGLSTRYAAFLVIDEMVDDFFPSLLQIEDRLDAIENEAMSSDTVGRIFDRIYDIRADLLKVRRVIYPMRDLLYRIVNSERLELDDESRVHFMDVYDHLLKLSEKIVDDRETTADIIENVNSVLNQRTNEVTLRTNDIVFLLTIISVIFMPLSFIVGLYGMNFIDMPELHWKYGYIYAWTLMIIIVAIMVFVFRKLKWLTWNSNGGGGAKK, via the coding sequence TTGATTCGGATTATGGGATTCACAAACGAAGGGGAAGTACACGACCATCTCTCGCTCAACGAACTGCCTAACGACCAATACGCATGGTTCTGGGCAGACTTCGACCGTCCAACGCAGGATGAAGTAAGTCTGCTCACCGATAAGTTCGGGTTCCATAAGCTTGCGGTGGAGGACTGCCTGCACCATCTGCCGAGGCCGAAGATTGAATTCTATAGTGATCACAGCTTCATTGTTGTTCACTCGCTGCATGGCGAGAAGCTGCTGCCGGAAGAGGTTGATCTGTTTGTTAGCGAAGGTTATATTGTCACCTTCCATATGGAGCGTAACGATGTGGTGGATCGGGCGATGGAGAAGGTATCACGCAAGCGGCATTCGGGCTTGTCGACCCGATACGCGGCATTTCTCGTCATTGACGAGATGGTCGATGACTTCTTCCCATCGCTGCTCCAAATTGAGGATCGGCTGGATGCGATAGAGAATGAAGCAATGAGCAGTGATACGGTGGGTAGGATTTTCGATCGGATTTATGACATTCGCGCTGATTTGCTCAAGGTGCGGCGCGTCATATACCCGATGCGCGATCTACTCTATCGTATTGTGAATTCCGAGCGGCTCGAACTGGACGACGAGAGCCGTGTGCATTTCATGGACGTCTATGATCATCTTTTGAAGTTGTCTGAGAAGATCGTCGACGACCGCGAGACGACAGCTGACATTATCGAGAACGTCAACTCCGTCCTGAACCAAAGGACGAACGAGGTGACGCTGCGGACGAATGACATCGTATTCCTACTTACCATTATATCGGTCATCTTCATGCCCCTCTCTTTCATCGTCGGCCTGTACGGCATGAATTTCATCGATATGCCTGAGCTTCATTGGAAGTATGGGTATATCTACGCGTGGACACTCATGATCATTATCGTCGCCATCATGGTATTCGTATTCCGCAAGCTGAAGTGGCTGACGTGGAACAGCAATGGTGGCGGCGGTGCAAAGAAGTAA
- a CDS encoding histidine phosphatase family protein produces the protein MTRIILVQHCQSEHHVNGMSGGWTDTPLTELGRKQAEIIGSKLRDSLNSSDYVLYSSDLLRSSQTAEIIGGLLGLEVNINKELREINTGDAAGKTKEWARSNRNPTTGSSFDLDYQEFKNGETWRQFFRRVCECLELICEANEKNLLIVTHGGTLAYITAWWLKFSERMLGNAYFSASPASISILTRNGYNQNVLEVFNDSAHLSLLK, from the coding sequence ATGACACGCATCATTTTAGTGCAACATTGCCAGTCAGAGCATCATGTAAATGGAATGTCAGGGGGATGGACTGATACACCGCTCACAGAATTAGGTAGAAAACAGGCTGAGATTATAGGAAGTAAACTGAGAGATAGTTTAAACAGTAGCGATTACGTCCTTTATTCTTCAGATTTATTGAGGTCATCACAAACTGCAGAGATAATAGGGGGACTACTGGGGCTTGAAGTAAACATAAATAAAGAACTTCGGGAAATCAATACAGGTGACGCGGCAGGTAAGACTAAAGAATGGGCAAGATCTAACAGAAATCCGACAACAGGAAGTAGCTTTGATTTGGACTATCAAGAATTTAAGAATGGTGAGACTTGGAGACAGTTTTTTAGGAGGGTTTGTGAATGTTTGGAGTTAATATGTGAGGCGAATGAGAAGAACTTACTGATCGTAACCCATGGTGGAACCTTAGCCTATATAACTGCATGGTGGCTGAAATTTTCCGAGCGGATGCTGGGAAATGCATACTTTTCTGCTTCACCAGCCAGCATTTCTATATTGACCCGAAACGGCTATAATCAGAATGTATTAGAGGTATTTAATGATTCCGCTCATCTATCATTATTAAAGTAA
- a CDS encoding VOC family protein encodes MVLTSAFTSFNLPVKNVEQSKAFFTGLGFEFNPQFPDNENSVAIVIGDNLQVMLINQAFFNTLTEKESVDTSKYAQMTIALAFESREKVDEIVNTAVSLGGKLHAEPEDHGFMYHWGFVDLDGHLWAINYMNMDAAQG; translated from the coding sequence ATGGTATTAACGTCCGCATTCACGAGCTTCAACCTGCCTGTAAAAAACGTAGAACAATCGAAAGCGTTCTTCACCGGACTCGGATTCGAGTTCAACCCGCAATTCCCCGATAACGAGAATTCGGTAGCCATCGTGATCGGCGACAACCTGCAGGTCATGCTGATCAATCAAGCATTCTTTAATACGCTCACAGAGAAGGAATCCGTCGATACGAGCAAGTATGCGCAGATGACGATCGCATTGGCCTTCGAGAGCCGGGAAAAGGTCGATGAAATCGTGAATACCGCGGTCTCCTTGGGCGGGAAATTGCATGCTGAACCTGAAGATCATGGGTTCATGTATCATTGGGGCTTCGTGGACTTGGACGGCCATCTCTGGGCTATTAACTACATGAACATGGATGCGGCACAAGGTTAA
- a CDS encoding SRPBCC family protein: MTNEFRHWLTSISLRITNPFIQAPVEKVWRYWTEPDHITKWNQASEDWHAPRAENDLRVGGKFLTRMEAKDGSMGFDFGGIYDVMNRHEAIGYTMEDGRRVDIAFVDQGNETKVIETFDAESSNPVEFQQAGWQGIMDNFKAYTEQN, from the coding sequence TTGACCAATGAATTTCGTCATTGGCTTACGTCTATATCATTAAGAATAACCAATCCGTTCATTCAAGCCCCTGTCGAGAAGGTATGGCGCTATTGGACGGAGCCGGATCACATCACGAAGTGGAATCAAGCGTCCGAAGACTGGCATGCGCCGAGAGCCGAAAACGATCTGCGGGTCGGCGGCAAGTTTCTTACACGGATGGAAGCGAAGGATGGCAGCATGGGCTTTGATTTTGGCGGCATCTACGATGTCATGAATCGGCATGAGGCGATCGGCTACACCATGGAAGACGGAAGAAGAGTAGATATTGCTTTCGTCGATCAAGGGAATGAGACTAAGGTCATTGAAACGTTCGACGCGGAAAGCTCCAATCCCGTCGAGTTCCAGCAAGCAGGCTGGCAAGGGATCATGGACAATTTCAAAGCCTATACCGAACAAAACTAA
- a CDS encoding sigma-70 family RNA polymerase sigma factor: MNETTFDEPLFASLKPGLTSFCYRMLGSIDDADDAVQETSIRVWQSWNTFRQDSSFKTWVYRIASNLCLDKLRQSKRRALPVDLFDPAVAIVEPRDTLPDSAWIWPSPDFGGNPEDRLIRRDTLQLCFIALLQTLPPRQRMVLILKDVFEWSSKQIAETLAMSPAAVNNALQRARETMDRAQLRSDELSSMDVQPEQQLLSRYVEAFEQFDIAALVALFHEEGCMSMPPFEMWIRGKDDLSAFYSLTRWHCEGSRFVPITVNGGYPALAQYMPGKEGSGLVPWGIHVIVTKENQILHVQNFIHTPLFSRFGLPERIDQ, encoded by the coding sequence ATGAACGAGACCACATTTGACGAACCATTATTTGCAAGCTTGAAGCCGGGCTTAACCTCGTTCTGTTACCGAATGCTAGGCTCCATAGACGATGCGGACGATGCCGTTCAGGAGACGAGTATTCGGGTCTGGCAGAGCTGGAATACGTTCAGACAGGATTCCTCGTTCAAAACTTGGGTCTATCGAATTGCCTCTAACCTGTGCTTGGACAAGCTGAGACAATCCAAACGCCGCGCGCTTCCCGTTGACCTGTTCGACCCTGCGGTCGCCATCGTCGAGCCGCGAGACACGCTGCCGGACTCTGCCTGGATCTGGCCGTCTCCCGACTTTGGGGGCAATCCAGAGGATCGGCTCATCCGCAGAGATACCCTTCAACTGTGCTTCATCGCTCTCCTGCAGACCTTGCCTCCGCGGCAGCGCATGGTACTCATTTTGAAGGATGTATTTGAATGGTCCTCCAAGCAGATCGCGGAAACGTTGGCGATGTCGCCGGCAGCGGTGAACAACGCCTTGCAAAGAGCCCGAGAGACGATGGACCGGGCTCAGCTTCGCTCGGATGAGCTCAGCAGCATGGACGTTCAACCGGAGCAGCAGCTGTTGTCCCGGTATGTGGAGGCCTTCGAGCAATTCGATATTGCTGCGCTCGTCGCATTGTTCCACGAGGAAGGCTGCATGTCGATGCCGCCCTTCGAGATGTGGATCCGCGGCAAGGATGATTTGTCCGCCTTCTATTCGCTTACTCGCTGGCATTGCGAAGGTTCGCGATTTGTGCCCATTACGGTCAATGGCGGTTATCCGGCGTTGGCCCAGTATATGCCGGGCAAAGAGGGTTCTGGTCTGGTACCCTGGGGCATCCACGTCATCGTAACCAAAGAAAATCAAATCTTGCACGTTCAAAACTTCATTCATACGCCATTATTTTCGCGATTTGGGCTGCCTGAGCGAATTGACCAATGA
- a CDS encoding DUF4830 domain-containing protein: MISIKKIIVLFAFFCLLFLIGCSKETTEQNNVNSIEYIESFGWHVEEKISNTKLETKSSDPSIAAVVDLKPYVNEEVYITTYLLKEKQKTGKKIYANIYQANENIIGGFGNLDGWLPGVFSLKDKERLINEGTIDK, translated from the coding sequence TTGATTTCAATAAAGAAAATTATCGTTTTATTTGCATTCTTTTGTCTTTTATTCCTGATTGGTTGCAGTAAAGAAACAACTGAGCAGAATAATGTTAATTCTATTGAATACATTGAGTCGTTCGGTTGGCATGTAGAGGAGAAAATTAGCAATACAAAGTTAGAGACAAAAAGCTCAGACCCAAGTATTGCAGCTGTTGTTGATTTGAAGCCATATGTGAATGAAGAAGTTTATATTACAACCTACTTGCTGAAAGAAAAACAAAAAACAGGAAAGAAAATATACGCTAATATCTATCAAGCTAATGAAAATATTATTGGTGGATTCGGAAATTTAGATGGTTGGTTACCTGGAGTTTTTTCTTTGAAGGATAAAGAAAGGTTAATTAACGAAGGAACAATAGATAAATAG